One Alicyclobacillus vulcanalis genomic region harbors:
- the cas10 gene encoding type III-B CRISPR-associated protein Cas10/Cmr2 — MGEYLGSISLGPVQDFVQAARRTRDLWFGSHFLSEVSKRVAESLVADSAELIFPHPDSLRGTQAISNKILAVVEADSVRHVVKRARDAALTYLRRIAKDTLQKLQDGLPPSRDVVDEDLFFRQVDDFLEFYAAWVPVTGVYERDRKRVEALLAARKTVRNFEPNPGKPVVKSSLDGARESVMRVYPGDEILERRLRSKGIRVGEALDAMGLIKPLSVHRPYPSVVRVAVDSWIRAGLLDESFRAQLRRTSDVLQMVADKVPEADVVSRMAEFHTAASHVPSDYQEFPYDGKVLLEGFFEQEEFKQLAARDGELARVLKDEVTRLQKLRPHAPHPYLAVLMADGDRMGVQIDRMQRVENHKDFSARVSEFARRAQDVIVEHHGVPVYAGGDDVLAFLPLETCLQAADALRTLFESLVGTIATQDKPSLSVGIAIGYCREDLGYLRQLAQQAEHEAKEPDRNGLCVWVQTRSGGDPIRVRCRWDEDPVPRMERLVTWHQKAEVAHATGYALEGVARLYGRKASKDIVAGELRRALRRRTLPGERQLADEVVKEIESLFASRLQAHEAHAGDAMAALEVCASWLKLGHWFASHTEPAIWNSRGRAHEEVGT, encoded by the coding sequence GTGGGCGAGTATTTGGGGTCCATAAGCTTAGGTCCGGTGCAAGACTTTGTGCAGGCCGCCCGGCGGACGAGAGACCTCTGGTTTGGTTCTCACTTTCTCTCAGAGGTTTCTAAGCGAGTGGCCGAAAGTCTTGTCGCCGACAGCGCAGAACTCATTTTTCCGCATCCTGACAGTCTACGAGGTACGCAGGCCATCTCGAACAAAATTCTCGCTGTGGTTGAGGCCGATTCGGTCCGGCACGTCGTGAAACGGGCGCGTGATGCGGCGTTGACCTATCTTCGGCGCATCGCGAAAGATACCCTGCAGAAGCTCCAGGACGGGCTTCCACCTTCTCGAGATGTGGTGGATGAAGACCTTTTTTTCCGCCAGGTGGATGATTTCCTCGAATTTTATGCGGCCTGGGTGCCGGTCACGGGTGTGTACGAGCGGGATCGAAAGCGCGTCGAGGCGTTGCTGGCGGCGCGAAAGACCGTCCGCAATTTCGAGCCGAACCCGGGGAAACCCGTCGTCAAGTCGAGCCTGGATGGCGCGCGCGAGTCTGTGATGCGGGTGTACCCGGGTGATGAAATCCTTGAGCGTCGCTTGAGGAGCAAGGGCATTCGGGTGGGTGAGGCCTTGGATGCCATGGGGCTCATCAAGCCGTTGAGCGTACACCGACCGTATCCGTCCGTGGTGCGCGTGGCGGTGGACAGCTGGATCCGCGCCGGGTTGTTGGACGAAAGCTTTCGCGCACAACTGCGGCGCACGTCCGATGTATTGCAGATGGTCGCGGACAAGGTGCCTGAGGCGGATGTGGTCTCGCGCATGGCCGAATTTCACACGGCGGCTAGCCACGTTCCATCAGACTATCAAGAATTTCCTTATGACGGCAAGGTGCTCCTCGAAGGTTTCTTCGAACAGGAGGAGTTCAAACAGCTGGCCGCGCGCGATGGAGAGCTGGCGCGCGTGCTCAAAGACGAGGTCACCCGCCTGCAGAAGTTACGCCCGCACGCACCGCATCCCTACCTGGCCGTGCTGATGGCCGACGGGGACCGCATGGGCGTCCAAATCGACCGGATGCAGCGCGTGGAGAATCACAAGGATTTCAGCGCTCGCGTGTCCGAGTTTGCGAGACGCGCGCAGGACGTGATCGTCGAGCATCATGGGGTTCCCGTCTATGCGGGCGGCGACGACGTGTTGGCCTTCCTGCCGCTCGAGACCTGCCTGCAGGCGGCGGATGCGCTGCGAACGTTATTCGAGTCTTTGGTCGGCACGATCGCGACGCAGGACAAGCCGTCGTTGTCCGTCGGGATCGCAATTGGATACTGCCGGGAGGATCTTGGCTATCTTCGCCAACTCGCACAGCAGGCGGAACACGAGGCGAAAGAGCCCGACCGCAACGGCCTTTGCGTCTGGGTTCAGACCCGCTCCGGAGGCGATCCGATCCGCGTGCGATGCAGGTGGGACGAAGATCCCGTGCCCCGCATGGAGCGGTTGGTCACTTGGCACCAAAAGGCCGAAGTCGCGCACGCCACGGGGTATGCGCTCGAGGGGGTCGCCCGCCTCTACGGAAGGAAAGCCAGCAAGGACATCGTGGCTGGGGAGCTGCGGCGAGCCCTTCGCCGGCGCACACTGCCCGGCGAAAGGCAGCTCGCGGACGAGGTCGTGAAGGAAATCGAGTCGCTGTTTGCGTCGCGACTTCAAGCTCATGAGGCGCATGCTGGTGACGCGATGGCTGCGCTTGAGGTTTGCGCATCATGGCTGAAGTTGGGGCATTGGTTCGCGAGCCACACCGAACCGGCGATTTGGAATTCGCGCGGGCGGGCGCACGAGGAGGTCGGGACATGA
- a CDS encoding type III-B CRISPR module-associated Cmr3 family protein, giving the protein MKKGWVILEPFGRVVVRDGRPFGGENRTLYSLPWPLPPTTAGAVRTLVGSLSAPGHAAFSTSRIALLKQIVVQGPMLTVEHVNGTYEFFVPAPRDVWMARAEGRMKLGALVPMRVGDDADTDLPIPRAFACPPGVDKPLAPPAFWSLDAYLRWMSRDHAKTPMMEHVGEDPVSALSAYLFEPEDANSARDRHFRPGPTLEWRTHVQMEGGHRKTGGLYSPSGLRFQHHERLACFVTLPDALEDVFEDCSEAVGHLGGERGLARVSWKPAQHAAPAGWGASRALTEPYRSGDLLRMALITPCPFARGWLPTWLDERLEGTWPGTQMRVRLETAIVSRYVPVSGWSLAEPRGPKPMRKCVPAGSVYFFTVLEEDPHRSIRPLDLWWSSVADDPQDACDGFGIVAVGRWSWREDVL; this is encoded by the coding sequence ATGAAAAAGGGATGGGTGATCTTGGAGCCTTTCGGCCGCGTTGTCGTGCGCGACGGGCGACCTTTTGGAGGCGAAAACCGAACGCTGTATTCGCTCCCCTGGCCATTGCCTCCGACCACCGCAGGCGCGGTCAGGACGCTGGTGGGGTCTCTGAGTGCGCCAGGTCACGCAGCTTTTTCAACAAGCAGGATTGCCTTGCTCAAGCAAATCGTTGTACAAGGTCCGATGCTCACTGTGGAACATGTCAACGGAACCTATGAATTTTTTGTCCCGGCGCCGCGCGACGTCTGGATGGCGAGGGCCGAAGGCCGGATGAAATTGGGCGCTTTGGTTCCGATGCGCGTGGGCGACGACGCCGACACCGATCTTCCGATCCCGCGGGCCTTTGCCTGCCCGCCCGGCGTGGACAAGCCTCTTGCGCCACCTGCCTTTTGGTCGCTCGACGCGTATCTCAGGTGGATGTCGCGCGACCACGCGAAGACGCCGATGATGGAGCACGTTGGCGAAGATCCCGTCTCGGCCCTGTCGGCTTACCTGTTTGAACCAGAAGACGCCAATAGCGCGCGTGATCGCCACTTTCGTCCTGGCCCCACATTGGAGTGGCGCACGCACGTGCAGATGGAAGGGGGGCATCGGAAGACGGGAGGACTCTACTCGCCGTCAGGGCTCCGGTTTCAGCACCATGAGCGACTTGCTTGCTTTGTCACGCTGCCGGATGCGTTGGAAGATGTGTTCGAAGACTGCTCCGAGGCCGTGGGTCATCTCGGAGGCGAGCGCGGGCTAGCTCGCGTGAGTTGGAAACCGGCACAACATGCGGCACCGGCCGGTTGGGGAGCAAGCCGGGCGCTCACGGAGCCCTATCGCAGTGGCGATTTGCTCCGGATGGCGCTCATCACGCCCTGTCCGTTCGCGAGGGGCTGGCTGCCCACATGGCTGGACGAACGCCTGGAGGGAACGTGGCCCGGTACGCAGATGCGCGTGAGGCTTGAGACGGCCATCGTGTCTCGCTACGTCCCGGTGTCAGGGTGGAGCCTCGCCGAACCGCGCGGGCCCAAACCGATGCGCAAATGCGTTCCTGCAGGCAGCGTTTACTTCTTTACCGTGCTGGAAGAGGATCCGCATCGATCGATCCGGCCGCTTGACCTGTGGTGGTCGTCGGTGGCGGATGATCCGCAAGACGCCTGCGACGGATTTGGCATCGTGGCCGTCGGCCGGTGGTCGTGGAGGGAGGATGTATTGTGA
- the cmr4 gene encoding type III-B CRISPR module RAMP protein Cmr4, whose translation MSIVQSYWLYAYSPIHVGAGQGTGFVDLPVVREKVTGWPYIPGTSVKGVLRDEWERLQLGDVHRVFGTQDRAGLATFTDARLVCLPVASLFGTYAYVTCPLILQRLSRDMALAGFDLPDWPRSVDVSQARVAEGSKLGFQFQNADPSLYLLEFCLKADMCELTTSVARKLAEIVFEEEAWRQAFVERFVVVNDQMFQLFSEQGTQVDAHIRMGDHGTVANGALWYEESLPPESLLAGLVALDDPTEDVLSNFTGRRLMQIGGNATTGCGQSQLIFGPRKAVN comes from the coding sequence GTGAGCATCGTTCAATCGTACTGGCTGTATGCCTATTCACCCATTCATGTCGGGGCGGGACAGGGCACCGGATTCGTGGATCTCCCCGTTGTCCGCGAGAAGGTCACCGGGTGGCCCTATATTCCAGGCACCTCCGTCAAGGGCGTGCTTCGGGACGAGTGGGAACGCCTCCAGCTTGGCGACGTACACCGCGTGTTTGGCACGCAGGATCGCGCAGGGCTCGCGACATTCACGGATGCCCGACTTGTCTGTCTTCCTGTCGCAAGTTTGTTTGGCACGTATGCCTATGTGACGTGCCCGCTCATCTTACAGCGCCTATCGCGCGACATGGCGTTGGCAGGCTTTGACCTCCCTGACTGGCCCCGCAGTGTCGATGTAAGTCAAGCGCGGGTGGCGGAGGGCTCCAAGCTTGGCTTCCAGTTTCAGAATGCCGATCCATCGCTGTATCTCTTGGAATTTTGCCTGAAGGCCGACATGTGTGAGCTCACGACGTCTGTCGCGCGGAAGCTCGCCGAGATCGTGTTTGAAGAGGAAGCGTGGAGGCAGGCGTTTGTCGAACGGTTTGTGGTCGTCAACGACCAGATGTTTCAGTTGTTTTCTGAGCAAGGGACCCAGGTGGACGCGCACATTCGCATGGGCGATCACGGCACCGTCGCCAATGGGGCGCTCTGGTACGAGGAGTCACTTCCGCCTGAATCGCTCCTTGCGGGCCTCGTGGCTTTGGACGATCCGACGGAAGATGTGCTGTCCAACTTTACGGGCAGGAGGCTCATGCAAATCGGCGGGAATGCGACGACAGGGTGCGGCCAGTCGCAGCTGATCTTCGGACCACGGAAGGCGGTGAACTGA
- the cmr5 gene encoding type III-B CRISPR module-associated protein Cmr5 encodes MDRLPVDDVQPRAAQFLQTAQELVDQVEACVRAEYASLVRGLPALLHQSGLFQTVAYLESRAGRASAHSLVLTHLSKLLRAFTGMEQITTTKLAKMKLHEVVVVSRLALEAATWLKRMVEILVGDEEGAHA; translated from the coding sequence GTGGATAGGCTACCTGTCGACGACGTACAGCCTCGCGCAGCCCAATTTTTGCAGACGGCCCAGGAGCTTGTGGACCAGGTGGAGGCTTGCGTTCGTGCTGAGTACGCTTCCCTCGTACGCGGGCTGCCTGCTCTTCTCCATCAATCAGGACTCTTTCAAACCGTGGCATATTTGGAGAGTCGCGCGGGTCGAGCGTCAGCTCACAGCCTCGTGCTTACGCACTTGTCGAAGTTGTTACGTGCCTTCACAGGCATGGAACAGATCACGACGACGAAACTCGCGAAAATGAAACTCCATGAAGTTGTCGTCGTATCGCGGCTCGCCCTGGAGGCAGCCACTTGGTTGAAGCGTATGGTGGAAATCCTGGTGGGAGACGAGGAGGGGGCCCATGCGTGA
- the cmr6 gene encoding type III-B CRISPR module RAMP protein Cmr6 has translation MRDGHVGGPLAHAGEWDAAKAHFGNPGLVFYRFGFAFHRRGTQAEAEGGLLASAYEDILQALCSLKRDGWYSMWYERAKDIPSRAHDRYTRGEIRFSERVAVGLGRESVYEVGLAFHPVYGVPYIPASTLKGLTAHYVHEVVGEQLGHSAFKRGGEAHRFLFGTVDEGPNSEDRSRGALVFHDALLAPESLACLRLDVMTVHYPSYYREVDTPHGMDDPIPIYFLSLDCPTFLLRLGIDCADPKAEAWLAWSWERLLDALTSWGVGGKTSSGLGRARARQVEGATSPAQPAGPKKGDVVRVRRIEPPEGKKGVWFETVDEPRLYGDLEGGKEETSPPIGEITELMLKQKDVRDPQRVKWSHPPRLKPQASPSPRPMGGRGTRR, from the coding sequence ATGCGTGACGGTCATGTGGGTGGCCCCTTGGCGCACGCCGGCGAGTGGGACGCTGCAAAAGCACATTTCGGCAATCCGGGCCTGGTGTTTTACCGCTTTGGATTCGCGTTTCACAGAAGAGGTACGCAGGCAGAGGCCGAGGGCGGTCTACTGGCCTCCGCATATGAAGACATTTTGCAAGCGTTGTGCTCCCTGAAGCGCGACGGATGGTATTCGATGTGGTATGAGCGCGCGAAGGACATCCCGAGCCGCGCACATGATCGCTACACGCGCGGCGAGATCCGGTTCAGTGAGCGGGTTGCCGTGGGCTTAGGGCGCGAGTCTGTCTATGAGGTGGGCTTGGCGTTTCACCCCGTCTATGGCGTGCCGTACATCCCCGCAAGCACCTTGAAAGGACTTACGGCGCATTACGTTCACGAGGTCGTCGGGGAGCAACTGGGCCACAGCGCTTTCAAACGCGGGGGAGAAGCTCATCGGTTTCTCTTTGGAACGGTCGATGAAGGCCCGAATTCCGAGGACAGATCACGAGGGGCGCTCGTGTTTCATGACGCGCTCCTTGCACCGGAGTCCCTTGCGTGTCTCAGGCTCGACGTCATGACCGTGCACTATCCGTCGTACTACCGCGAGGTCGACACGCCGCATGGGATGGACGATCCGATTCCAATTTATTTTCTCAGCCTGGACTGTCCCACGTTTTTGCTGCGCCTTGGGATCGACTGTGCGGATCCGAAGGCGGAAGCGTGGCTCGCGTGGTCGTGGGAGCGGCTTCTGGATGCGCTCACGAGCTGGGGCGTGGGTGGGAAAACGTCGAGTGGCTTGGGTCGAGCCCGCGCACGACAAGTCGAAGGTGCAACGTCGCCTGCTCAGCCGGCTGGCCCGAAGAAGGGTGACGTCGTGCGCGTTCGGAGGATTGAGCCGCCAGAAGGGAAAAAGGGCGTCTGGTTTGAGACCGTGGACGAACCCAGGCTGTACGGAGACCTCGAAGGCGGCAAGGAGGAGACATCGCCGCCGATTGGCGAGATCACCGAGCTCATGTTGAAGCAAAAGGACGTCAGGGATCCTCAGCGCGTGAAGTGGAGTCATCCTCCGCGACTCAAGCCGCAGGCATCTCCGTCTCCGCGTCCCATGGGTGGGCGCGGAACGAGGAGGTAA
- a CDS encoding glycerate kinase has translation MARNAVRLLVAPDSFKGSLTADEAARAMAEGARRACPSAHVTLLPVADGGEGTLDAIAASTGARAVWVEVTSSGGHRKKAYFLALPDGTAVIECAQAVGLPEAMASGQDVWHRATWGVGEMIRHALDLGHRRIAVTLGGSGTNDAGLGMLSALGVQLVDDAGEPVPPVPAAMHRIARADVAGLDARLRGVELLAVCDVENPLCGPQGATRVFGPQKGVDAADVERLDGEIARVAEICERAMGRLAASLAGAGAAGGLGFALYLLGARRLSGIDFVLDATQFDEHVRSADLVLTGEGRTDEQTAYGKAVAGVARRAQSHGVPVFCISGSIGPGAEALYDQGVTALFSITPGPMDLGEALANAPLLLRSAVENAMRAWRAGREGWVRSNE, from the coding sequence ATGGCGCGAAATGCTGTGCGCCTCCTCGTCGCCCCCGACTCCTTCAAGGGTTCGCTCACCGCGGACGAAGCGGCCCGGGCCATGGCGGAAGGCGCGCGCCGCGCCTGCCCCTCAGCCCATGTGACGCTCCTGCCCGTCGCCGACGGAGGCGAAGGAACGCTGGACGCCATCGCGGCTTCCACCGGCGCGCGGGCGGTGTGGGTAGAGGTGACGAGCTCGGGGGGCCATCGCAAGAAGGCATACTTCTTGGCGCTCCCCGATGGCACCGCCGTGATCGAGTGCGCGCAGGCCGTGGGCCTGCCGGAGGCGATGGCCTCAGGGCAGGACGTGTGGCACCGCGCGACATGGGGCGTCGGCGAGATGATTCGCCATGCGCTCGATCTCGGCCATCGGCGGATCGCCGTGACGCTCGGGGGGTCGGGGACGAACGACGCGGGGCTGGGCATGCTCTCGGCGCTGGGCGTTCAACTTGTGGACGATGCGGGCGAGCCGGTGCCGCCTGTGCCTGCGGCCATGCACCGCATCGCGCGCGCCGATGTCGCGGGGCTCGACGCCCGCCTGCGCGGTGTGGAGCTTCTCGCGGTGTGCGACGTGGAAAATCCGCTCTGCGGGCCGCAAGGGGCCACGCGCGTCTTCGGCCCGCAAAAAGGCGTCGATGCGGCAGATGTGGAGCGCCTTGATGGCGAGATCGCCCGCGTGGCGGAGATCTGTGAGAGGGCCATGGGCCGGCTTGCAGCCTCGCTCGCCGGCGCCGGGGCCGCGGGTGGGCTCGGCTTCGCGCTGTACCTGCTTGGCGCCCGTCGCCTCTCGGGCATCGATTTCGTGCTCGACGCCACGCAGTTTGACGAGCATGTTCGCAGTGCCGATCTCGTCCTGACGGGGGAGGGCCGCACGGACGAGCAGACAGCTTACGGCAAAGCGGTCGCAGGTGTCGCGCGGCGCGCACAGTCGCACGGGGTGCCCGTCTTCTGCATCTCAGGCTCCATCGGTCCTGGCGCCGAGGCGTTGTATGACCAAGGCGTGACCGCACTTTTCTCGATCACGCCGGGACCCATGGACCTTGGCGAGGCGCTGGCCAACGCCCCGCTTTTGCTTCGCTCGGCGGTGGAAAACGCGATGCGGGCGTGGCGCGCCGGGCGCGAAGGGTGGGTCCGTTCGAACGAATGA
- a CDS encoding sugar kinase, with protein sequence MTEHQAATGRVLTFGEPLVVCVPERPGKLSRVRRFHTGCAGAELNTAIGLARLGVPVAYLAKVGDDPFGEQIRRTLREEGVADELISASHRTQTGIYFKQWSSFDGRTEVFYYRSGSPMALEGFPTDPAEEALRAGDIAWVHGTGITWMIGEAARRASDVLVEAANQAGAAVSFDINVRLKLAPEDAWRELLEHMAPKATWLFLGDSEADLLLGTSRGEEVLSAVQALGFRGRGVIVKRGGEGAEWLSDDGVLQVPAWSVSNVVDTVGAGDGFNAGFIAGQMKGWSVPESLRLGALVGACAVTAEGDYDGYPTWREAMSYLEGQGGVER encoded by the coding sequence ATGACAGAGCATCAAGCAGCGACGGGCCGCGTGCTCACCTTCGGTGAGCCACTCGTGGTGTGCGTGCCGGAGCGGCCAGGCAAGCTGTCCCGCGTTCGGCGCTTCCACACGGGTTGCGCTGGCGCGGAACTCAACACGGCCATCGGACTCGCAAGGCTCGGCGTCCCTGTGGCCTACCTGGCGAAAGTCGGCGACGATCCTTTCGGCGAGCAGATTCGCCGGACGTTGCGCGAAGAAGGCGTGGCGGACGAGCTCATTTCGGCGTCGCACCGCACACAGACTGGGATTTATTTTAAGCAATGGTCCAGCTTCGACGGTCGCACCGAAGTCTTCTACTATCGCAGCGGCTCACCCATGGCGCTTGAAGGCTTTCCGACCGATCCGGCCGAGGAAGCGCTTCGGGCGGGCGACATCGCGTGGGTGCATGGAACCGGCATCACCTGGATGATCGGCGAGGCGGCGCGGCGTGCCAGCGACGTTTTGGTGGAGGCTGCGAATCAGGCGGGCGCCGCGGTGTCCTTCGACATCAACGTGCGCCTCAAGCTCGCGCCGGAAGATGCTTGGCGGGAACTCCTCGAACACATGGCACCGAAGGCGACCTGGTTGTTTCTCGGCGACAGCGAGGCGGATTTGCTTCTGGGCACTTCGCGCGGCGAAGAGGTCCTGAGCGCGGTTCAGGCACTCGGATTTCGCGGAAGGGGCGTGATCGTCAAGCGAGGCGGGGAAGGCGCGGAGTGGCTGTCGGATGACGGCGTCTTGCAGGTGCCGGCCTGGTCCGTGTCCAACGTCGTCGACACGGTCGGGGCCGGGGACGGGTTCAACGCTGGGTTTATCGCAGGTCAAATGAAGGGCTGGAGCGTGCCCGAGTCGCTGCGGCTGGGGGCGCTGGTCGGCGCGTGTGCGGTCACGGCCGAGGGAGACTACGATGGCTATCCGACGTGGCGCGAGGCCATGTCGTATCTGGAAGGCCAGGGAGGCGTGGAGCGATGA
- a CDS encoding bifunctional 4-hydroxy-2-oxoglutarate aldolase/2-dehydro-3-deoxy-phosphogluconate aldolase: MNVVSMLEEEKVVAVLRRLPSDTFLDVVRALLDGGVRAIEVTMDAPDGAELIQRARAALGDRVLLGAGTVFTREQMRAAKEAGASFFVSPHLDVDLLAAAEAWGVPMVPGVLTPSEIAAALRHGAQAVKIFPGSLVGPSYLRDLRGPFKDLKAMVTGGVGEENARAFLDAGAVAVGVGSSLFPKSDIEARDFASIAKRAERLVRLVRG, encoded by the coding sequence ATGAACGTCGTATCGATGCTTGAGGAAGAGAAAGTTGTGGCGGTTCTGCGGCGCCTGCCGTCGGACACGTTTCTCGACGTGGTGCGCGCGCTTTTAGACGGCGGAGTGCGGGCCATCGAGGTCACGATGGACGCGCCGGACGGTGCGGAGCTCATTCAGAGGGCGCGCGCGGCGCTTGGCGATCGCGTCCTGCTCGGCGCGGGCACGGTGTTCACGCGCGAGCAGATGCGCGCGGCGAAGGAGGCGGGCGCATCGTTTTTCGTCTCGCCGCACCTGGATGTGGACCTTTTGGCGGCGGCCGAAGCGTGGGGCGTGCCGATGGTGCCCGGCGTCCTCACGCCGAGCGAGATCGCCGCGGCGCTTCGGCACGGTGCTCAGGCCGTGAAGATTTTCCCCGGCAGCCTCGTCGGTCCGTCGTACTTGCGCGATCTTCGCGGGCCCTTCAAGGACCTGAAGGCCATGGTGACGGGCGGCGTCGGCGAGGAGAACGCGCGCGCCTTCCTCGACGCAGGCGCGGTGGCGGTGGGCGTCGGCAGTTCGCTGTTTCCCAAATCCGACATCGAAGCGCGGGACTTTGCCTCGATCGCCAAACGGGCGGAGCGCCTCGTGCGCCTCGTGCGCGGCTGA
- a CDS encoding mannonate dehydratase, whose amino-acid sequence MQLSFRWYGPDDPVKLEQIRQIPGCVGIVSALYHVPPGDVWPEDEIRALVETVEARGFRLTVVESVPVHEDIKLGRPTRDKYIEAYQETLRRLAKAGIDTVCYNFMPLFDWMRTSLAYPLPDGSNALAYFHDQVDEEALLSGRVKLPVWNIEEDGDKLRRLRDEYRDRGDEGLWDSLAYFLRAVAPVAEEVGIRLAIHPDDPPWPVVGIPRIIGRHASFLRMFELCDSPANGVCFCSGSLGASAENDLPAILRDLGERNRLHFVHLRNVKRVGDKSFYESGHLSRDGSVDMAQLVAILARLNYQGPARPDHGRMIWGGTGIPGYGLYDRALGLTYLNGLWEASRAFLTGRA is encoded by the coding sequence GTGCAACTCTCGTTTCGCTGGTATGGACCTGACGATCCCGTCAAGCTCGAGCAGATTCGCCAAATCCCAGGGTGCGTCGGCATCGTGTCCGCGCTCTATCACGTGCCGCCAGGGGACGTCTGGCCCGAGGACGAAATTCGGGCGCTCGTCGAGACCGTCGAGGCGCGCGGCTTCCGCCTGACGGTGGTCGAGAGCGTGCCGGTGCACGAGGACATCAAGCTCGGGCGCCCGACGCGCGACAAGTACATCGAGGCGTATCAAGAGACGCTTCGGCGGCTGGCGAAGGCCGGGATCGACACGGTCTGTTACAACTTCATGCCGCTCTTCGACTGGATGCGCACCTCGCTCGCCTATCCTCTGCCGGACGGTTCCAACGCGCTTGCCTACTTCCACGATCAGGTGGACGAAGAGGCGCTCCTTTCGGGGCGCGTGAAGCTGCCCGTGTGGAACATCGAGGAGGACGGCGACAAGCTGCGCCGCCTGCGGGACGAGTACCGCGATCGCGGCGACGAGGGCTTGTGGGACAGCCTCGCCTACTTCCTGCGCGCCGTGGCGCCCGTGGCGGAGGAGGTGGGCATTCGCCTCGCCATTCACCCGGACGATCCGCCCTGGCCCGTCGTCGGCATTCCGCGGATCATCGGGCGGCACGCCTCGTTTTTGCGCATGTTTGAGCTGTGTGACTCGCCCGCCAACGGCGTCTGCTTCTGCTCCGGATCGCTCGGCGCGTCGGCCGAGAACGACCTGCCCGCCATTCTGCGCGATCTCGGCGAGCGCAATCGGCTGCACTTCGTACACCTGCGCAACGTCAAGCGCGTGGGCGACAAGTCGTTCTATGAATCGGGCCACCTTTCGCGCGACGGGTCCGTGGACATGGCGCAACTCGTGGCCATTCTCGCGCGGCTCAACTACCAAGGGCCCGCCCGGCCCGATCACGGCCGCATGATCTGGGGCGGGACGGGCATCCCTGGGTACGGCCTGTACGACCGCGCGCTCGGCCTCACGTACCTGAACGGGCTCTGGGAGGCGTCCCGCGCGTTCCTTACGGGTCGCGCCTGA
- a CDS encoding 3'(2'),5'-bisphosphate nucleotidase CysQ — protein MDKTWLNGLAAIVQEAGRLVEDIARQGFDTQFKNPEARRDPVTTADLACDAFLKERLLHLLPEAGWLSEETKDRPDRLGKRWVWIVDPIDGTREFVRRIPEYAVSVALAQDGEPRAGVLVNPATGDVFYGAVGLGAWRNGTPMACSRARGERLTILGSRSEINRGEFEPFADVLDVRAVGSIAYKLALVAAGEADGTFSLGPKHEWDIAAGVALVLAAGGRVHDGASRPFRFNQPDTLTHGIVAATPEAYGDLASLLRRHAPKRG, from the coding sequence ATGGACAAAACGTGGCTGAATGGCCTGGCGGCCATCGTGCAGGAGGCCGGGCGGTTGGTGGAAGACATCGCCCGGCAGGGCTTTGATACGCAGTTCAAGAATCCCGAGGCGAGGCGAGACCCGGTCACCACGGCCGATCTCGCCTGCGACGCGTTCCTCAAGGAGCGCCTCCTCCATTTGCTTCCCGAGGCGGGCTGGTTGTCCGAAGAGACGAAGGATCGGCCGGATCGCCTGGGCAAGCGGTGGGTCTGGATTGTCGACCCCATCGACGGCACGCGGGAGTTCGTCCGCCGCATACCGGAGTACGCCGTCTCCGTGGCGCTCGCGCAAGACGGCGAGCCACGGGCCGGTGTTCTGGTGAATCCTGCCACGGGCGACGTGTTTTACGGTGCGGTTGGCCTGGGCGCGTGGCGAAATGGAACGCCGATGGCGTGTTCCCGCGCTCGCGGCGAGCGGCTCACCATTCTCGGCAGCCGATCGGAGATCAACCGGGGCGAGTTTGAGCCGTTTGCCGACGTCCTGGATGTGCGCGCGGTCGGGTCCATCGCCTACAAGTTGGCGCTTGTCGCGGCCGGGGAAGCCGATGGGACCTTCAGCCTCGGCCCGAAGCACGAGTGGGACATCGCGGCGGGCGTCGCCCTCGTTTTGGCCGCTGGCGGGCGCGTGCACGACGGCGCTTCGCGGCCGTTTCGCTTCAACCAGCCGGACACCCTCACGCACGGCATCGTCGCCGCGACGCCCGAGGCCTATGGCGATCTCGCCTCTCTCTTGCGGCGCCACGCGCCGAAGCGAGGTTAG